The window AGGATGCTGGCATTCCGGTCTTCACTCCCGGCTTTGAAGACTCAACATTGGGCAATATTTACACCGCCCATGTCATCGATGGCAGTGTTCCTGGCCACGGTGCCTATGCGACCGGCACCAAACAAATGCAGCAATTGGCGCAGTGGTACCAAGCGACCATGAAGGACCCGATCGGGTTCTTCCAAATCGGTGGTGGAATCGCGGGCGACTTCCCGATTTGCGTCGTCCCGATGTTGATTCAAGACTTGAAGCTGGACATCCCATTGTGGGGCTACTTCTGTCAAATCAGCGATGCGACGACCAGCTACGGTGGTTACAGCGGAGCGGTGCCGAACGAAAAGATCACTTGGTACAAGATCGATGCCGACTCGCCCAAGTTCATGATCCAAAGCGACGCAACGATCTGTGCTCCGTTGGTGTTCGCTCACGTGCTGGGTTGGTGATCCCAGCCGCGATGGAGGAAGCGTCCATCGATCAGTCGCTGCTTTGGATCTGTTCGATCAGCGACTGACGCTCTCGCATGTAGCGAGCTCGCTCAGTCTTGTACGTGTTCATCTTCGAGAACGAACTGATCAGTCCTACCACCGCCATGCCCATGAATACCAAGCCGAACAAGGCCATGGGGGCGAACATCACGGCGGCCAAGCAAGTCCAGATCAACGCGAACACGATCACGAAACCAGACACAATGATCATTGTGGCCTGGTTGAGCGGTTGAGTGATCTGGTGCCCGTGTTTGTTCGTCCCGAGCAATTTCAGGCGTCTTCGTTCCCACTGTTCATCCAATCGATCCAGCGCCGCGTTGTGTTTGATTTGCGCGACGTCCTTGACCAAAGCGTCCGTCGTTTGCTTCAGATCCTCCAGCAACTCAGTGGAGTACGACGAACCGGTGTGATGGATCGCCAAGCTCGCGTGGCAAAAACCACAGGTGACGAACTTGGCTTTCGCCTTCACATCGATGGGCGCACCACAATGGTCGCAACGAAGAGAGATCAGACGGGCACTCATGGATGTCAGAATCCTTTCTGGTTCAATGCACCGGATGCGGTGGTTCGCTGGACAGCAACTGCAACGCTTCCAACGTTCTTGCGATTTGTTCGTTGTTCAATGTGAAGTACTGATCCCGACCGTCTGCGTTTTCCTCAAACGTGGTCAGTCCATCGTCGGCGACGGTGACTTTGCCGACCGAAGTCAGTCCAAAGTAATTGCGGGTCGGCCGCACCAATTGCAGCACACATGTCAGGTCCCAAGTCGGGCGGTCGTGCGGCGGCGGGTTGTAAGCGATATACGCCTCGGCCAAAGGATGGTGCTCCACGTAACCGTAGTCCTGCTCGATGCTTTCGTGCGGGTAACGCAGTGCGATTCCAATTTCGTAGCCACTCCACAAAATCGGCGTCGGCCATTCCTTCGCCAACTTCTGCGCGGCGGGAATGTCTTTGACAACGTTGTACTCTTTGTGGTCATAGGGCTGACCTTTGTTGTTCATGATCTGAGTGAAAGCACCCGCCATCACGCTCAGTTTGGCAACCTTCTTCTTGACCAATTCCAAGCCTGTCAGCGGGCTGATGTTGTCGGCGGATGAGTCCAGTAGATTGACCAAGTTGGTTGAAAATCCAACCTGAGCGATCACGACGCTGCTGTCTTCGGCCTTTGCTAGAGTACGACGCAACACCTCGACAGCATTGGGCGCATCTTTGCCACTTCGCAAATCGTGTGGATAACGGTCCTTGCCATTGTCCTGGATCGCGGCCAATCCATTGAAGCGACCTTCGCCGTTGGTGACATCGCTGCGGCAAACGCCAATCGGAATGTCGCCGCGACCATAAAACGTGTTGATCACGTCTGCGAACGGAGCGGCCAGTTCGTGGTCCTTGGTGATGGTGACAGCCAACAACTCACATTCACCGCGTGATTGCAAAGCATGGATGACTCCCATGGCAAGTGCGTCGTCAACGTCGTTGCCGAGGTCCGTATCAAAGATCAGTTGAACGGGTTGGTCGGCACGAAGCATCGCAGGGGAACTGAGCAGGCCGAAGCAGAATGTGATCGCAAGCGCGAGCGATCCAAATGTTTTTTGGGACATGGGATGCGGGAGGTGGGAATGGGGAGGGAATCATCGAAGCGTTTCGGCATGCGAAACACGGAGGCGTATCTTAACCCAAACCCATGGACGCAACACGCTGGTTCGCCGGAACGATCGACGCTGATGCGACGGCGGCATTTCCAGCGATCGAAGACTGGTCCTGCGGAGAACTCAACCGAGGTTAAACCTTGGCCGGCAGCAGGGTCCATAACGCCCAACCGACCAATATTCCACGAATGGACCACGCGATTGTTCGAATCCAATTGGTTGTCACCAGCGTCGAATAGACGTCCGGCTGAAACCCCGAGGCAAGCTTTCCGTGTGCCGGTACTTGCAAGGCGGCGGTGCTGGTCCAAATCACAATCAGCAAAACAATTCCTGCCACGGCCCAGGTCAGTGGGACATTCCCCGGGCGAGTCATCAACAATCCGGCGGCCGTCGCGATTTCAATCAGCATCGGCACGGCGACGATCGGAGTGATCAACCGAGCGTGATCAGAGGCGTAACGAGCAAAGACATCTTCTCCAACGCGGTCGAACATCTTGTAGTGGACGATCTGTACCATCCAAATCAATCCGACCATGTACCAGGTCGACAGTGCATTGAGCAGCAACAGAAGATTCGCGTTCATGCGGTCGCCTGCGTCGCCGGTTTAAGTTCTTTGCCCAGAAGCGTGCGCAAGCAATCCTTCAAATCAGTGAAGCGAAACTTGTATCCCGTCTGTTGCAATTGTTCAGGCACCACCCGCGAACTAGCCAGCAGCAGCGAGTCAGCCATTTCGCCCAACGCGAGACGAAGAGCAAAGGCGGGGGCCGGGAACAGAGCCGGTCGGTTGAGTACCTCACCCAACACCTTCGCGAATTCGCGGTTCTGGATGGGATCGGGTGAAACGAAGTTGACCGGACCGTTGATTTGTTCGTTGTGAATGCAATGGACGATCGCGCCGACAACGTCATCCAAAGCGATCCAAGACCACCACTGCCGCCCGCTACCCAATTTTCCGCCCATCATTTTCGCTGGCAGCAACATCTG of the Rhodopirellula baltica SH 1 genome contains:
- a CDS encoding nucleoside hydrolase, which encodes MSQKTFGSLALAITFCFGLLSSPAMLRADQPVQLIFDTDLGNDVDDALAMGVIHALQSRGECELLAVTITKDHELAAPFADVINTFYGRGDIPIGVCRSDVTNGEGRFNGLAAIQDNGKDRYPHDLRSGKDAPNAVEVLRRTLAKAEDSSVVIAQVGFSTNLVNLLDSSADNISPLTGLELVKKKVAKLSVMAGAFTQIMNNKGQPYDHKEYNVVKDIPAAQKLAKEWPTPILWSGYEIGIALRYPHESIEQDYGYVEHHPLAEAYIAYNPPPHDRPTWDLTCVLQLVRPTRNYFGLTSVGKVTVADDGLTTFEENADGRDQYFTLNNEQIARTLEALQLLSSEPPHPVH